One genomic segment of Terriglobia bacterium includes these proteins:
- a CDS encoding DUF1846 family protein gives MDFDRKRGSSSLSAPPLIALSVGLAAISTAQMTMEKLRNFSGCEVHLTNIPTPEGEAGLKRLGVDLASAPRFSSRDLLPQTEEFKSRPATGNEDEALMKKIIAFSAACIALLSLSTLSGMQGQSANQATVDWSRTHAIRLQTTEARHGFADMQPLKKVIGNARIVSLGEATHGTREFFQLKHRMLEFLVTRMGFDIFSIEANMPEAYRLNEFVLTGKGDPAALLKGMYFWTWNTAEVLDMILWMRDFNKSGKGKVEFTGFDMQTPDVAMVIASDFITKYEPGYADIVRRVWDDAKAASASSQSGPSFGLAAGFSPIAAVAGKQVRFSGYIKTEGITRGYAGLWWRIDGASGPLKLDNMSERGPRGTTPWTLYEISMLVPADVKNINFGVLHPGDGTAWFDSLQVEIDGVRYANSELFDFDFESGALKGLFASGAGYQVALDKEVAHSGKQSLRSKYVAGPASAQPQKQVEARQAVFACKEVLSHMESGRETWRKAGAADKDIDWAIQNARIVLQNTLLLKRPPPRARIRPFRSNDRRRA, from the coding sequence GTGGACTTCGATCGGAAACGCGGCTCGTCCTCCCTATCCGCTCCGCCGCTGATCGCGCTCAGCGTTGGTTTGGCTGCGATTTCCACCGCTCAGATGACAATGGAGAAGCTGCGAAACTTTTCGGGATGCGAAGTACACCTTACCAACATCCCAACCCCGGAGGGCGAGGCTGGGCTGAAGCGCCTGGGCGTGGATCTTGCGAGCGCCCCGCGTTTCTCCTCGCGCGATCTCCTCCCACAGACAGAGGAATTCAAGAGTCGACCTGCCACCGGAAATGAAGATGAGGCACTCATGAAAAAGATCATTGCTTTTTCGGCCGCATGCATTGCTCTTCTTTCCCTGTCCACATTGTCAGGTATGCAGGGGCAATCGGCAAACCAGGCGACCGTCGATTGGTCGCGCACGCATGCCATCCGACTTCAAACCACCGAGGCGCGCCACGGGTTTGCCGACATGCAGCCGCTCAAAAAGGTTATAGGAAACGCTCGAATTGTCTCCCTGGGAGAGGCAACCCATGGGACGCGCGAGTTTTTCCAACTCAAGCATCGCATGCTGGAGTTTCTCGTTACGAGGATGGGCTTCGACATCTTTTCGATTGAGGCCAATATGCCGGAAGCCTACCGCCTTAACGAATTCGTGCTGACCGGCAAAGGTGATCCGGCAGCGTTGCTCAAGGGCATGTACTTCTGGACGTGGAACACCGCGGAAGTGCTGGATATGATCCTGTGGATGCGTGACTTCAACAAATCGGGCAAGGGTAAAGTCGAGTTTACCGGATTTGACATGCAGACACCCGATGTCGCCATGGTGATTGCATCGGATTTCATCACCAAGTATGAGCCGGGCTATGCTGACATTGTGCGACGGGTGTGGGACGACGCCAAGGCGGCTTCGGCGTCATCGCAGAGCGGGCCCAGTTTCGGGCTGGCTGCGGGTTTTTCCCCCATAGCCGCCGTGGCTGGCAAGCAAGTGCGATTCAGCGGCTACATCAAGACGGAAGGCATCACTCGCGGCTATGCGGGACTCTGGTGGCGTATCGACGGCGCGAGCGGACCGCTGAAGCTCGACAACATGTCCGAACGCGGCCCGCGTGGTACTACACCCTGGACGCTCTACGAGATTTCCATGCTGGTGCCTGCCGACGTCAAGAACATCAATTTCGGTGTACTGCATCCTGGAGACGGCACTGCCTGGTTCGACTCGTTACAGGTTGAAATCGACGGCGTGCGCTACGCCAATTCAGAACTATTCGATTTCGATTTTGAATCCGGTGCGTTGAAGGGGCTGTTTGCATCCGGCGCCGGCTACCAGGTCGCGTTGGACAAAGAGGTCGCGCATTCCGGCAAGCAGAGCTTGCGCAGCAAGTACGTAGCGGGACCCGCCTCCGCTCAGCCCCAAAAGCAGGTAGAAGCGCGCCAAGCGGTGTTTGCCTGCAAAGAGGTGCTGAGCCACATGGAGTCCGGGCGCGAGACATGGCGGAAGGCAGGCGCCGCAGACAAAGATATTGACTGGGCCATCCAGAACGCACGCATTGTGTTGCAGAACACACTTTTATTGAAAAGACCACCGCCGCGCGCAAGAATCCGTCCATTCCGGTCAAATGACCGCAGACGGGCGTAG